A single Sodalis-like secondary symbiont of Drepanosiphum platanoidis DNA region contains:
- the cls gene encoding cardiolipin synthase, producing MTTFYFAIKFLFSLIYWLIIISVIIRIIINKKIISVLISWLLIIYIFPLIGIITYLLFGEIYIGKKRKKEINNIWKYIQNFVSNIKNSKFLYSNKISKISKSLLKLCKYYQGIDPLISKNIKLINNYEKYIIYLIKDINLAKKNIYIIFYIWKVGGLVDKVTDALILASKRGVSCRIILDLAGSINLFRTKYPKILKDSGIKIISALNINIFEIFLRRMDLRQHKKIILIDNNISYIGSMNMVDPNLFKKKLKIGQWIDIMVRIESYINIIINIIFCYDWKIETGECILNSLPNIKLKNFNKNKFHYTIQIIISGPGFPKEIIHRSLLISIYSANKQIVITTPYLIPSNDLLNAICIASQRGVKVHIIIPKKNNSILVKWASRVFFAKLLRSGVLIHMFIGGFLHTKSILIDKQLSLIGTVNLDMRSLWLNFEITLIVDNYNFGKNLAYIQRNYMNNSEILKKENWYKRPFWKKIIERFFYFLNPLL from the coding sequence ATGACAACATTTTATTTTGCAATAAAATTTTTATTTTCTTTAATATATTGGTTAATTATTATAAGTGTTATTATAAGAATAATAATTAATAAAAAAATAATTTCAGTCTTAATATCTTGGTTATTAATTATTTATATTTTTCCTTTAATTGGAATAATAACATATTTATTATTTGGTGAAATTTATATTGGAAAGAAAAGAAAAAAAGAAATAAATAATATATGGAAATATATTCAAAATTTTGTTTCAAATATAAAAAATTCTAAATTTTTATATTCTAACAAAATTAGCAAAATTTCTAAATCATTATTGAAATTATGTAAATATTATCAAGGAATAGATCCTTTAATAAGTAAAAATATAAAATTAATTAATAATTATGAAAAATATATTATATATTTAATTAAAGATATAAATTTAGCTAAAAAAAATATTTATATTATTTTTTATATATGGAAAGTAGGTGGTTTAGTAGATAAAGTAACGGATGCTTTGATTTTAGCTTCAAAAAGAGGTGTAAGTTGTAGAATTATTTTAGATTTAGCTGGAAGTATTAATTTATTTAGAACTAAATATCCAAAAATATTAAAAGATTCAGGTATTAAAATAATTTCAGCATTAAATATTAATATTTTTGAAATATTCTTAAGAAGAATGGATTTAAGACAACATAAAAAAATTATTTTAATAGATAATAATATATCTTATATTGGTAGTATGAATATGGTTGATCCTAATTTATTTAAAAAAAAATTAAAAATAGGACAATGGATTGATATTATGGTTAGAATAGAAAGTTATATTAATATAATTATTAATATTATTTTTTGTTATGATTGGAAAATAGAAACTGGAGAATGTATTCTTAATTCATTACCTAATATTAAATTAAAAAATTTTAATAAAAATAAATTTCATTATACAATTCAAATAATTATTTCAGGTCCTGGATTTCCAAAAGAAATAATTCATAGATCTTTATTAATTTCTATATATTCTGCTAATAAACAAATAGTTATAACAACACCATATTTAATTCCTAGTAATGATTTATTAAATGCAATTTGTATTGCATCTCAAAGAGGAGTTAAAGTACATATTATTATTCCAAAAAAAAATAATTCTATATTAGTAAAATGGGCTAGTCGTGTATTTTTTGCTAAACTTTTAAGATCTGGAGTATTAATTCATATGTTTATTGGAGGATTTTTACATACAAAAAGTATTTTAATTGATAAACAATTAAGTTTAATAGGAACTGTAAATTTAGATATGAGAAGTTTATGGTTAAATTTTGAAATTACACTTATAGTAGATAATTATAATTTTGGAAAAAATCTTGCTTATATTCAAAGAAATTATATGAATAATTCTGAAATTCTTAAAAAAGAAAATTGGTATAAAAGACCATTTTGGAAAAAAATTATAGAACGTTTTTTTTATTTTTTAAATCCACTACTTTAA